The following are encoded together in the Heterodontus francisci isolate sHetFra1 unplaced genomic scaffold, sHetFra1.hap1 HAP1_SCAFFOLD_43, whole genome shotgun sequence genome:
- the LOC137365018 gene encoding histone H2B 5-like encodes RRKSRKESYSIYIYKVMKQVHPDTGISSKAMSIMNSFVNDIFERIAGEASRLAHYNKRSTISSREIHTAVRLLLPGELAKHAVSEGTKAVTKYTSSK; translated from the coding sequence cggagaaagtcgaggaaggagagttactccatctacatctacaaagtgatgaagcaggttcaccccgacaccggcatctcctccaaggccatgagcatcatgaactcgtttgtgaacgatattttcgagcgcatcgcgggtgaagcttcccgcctggcccattacaacaagcgcagcaccatcagctcccgggagatccataccgccgtgcgcctgctgctgcctggggagctggccaagcacgccgtgtcggaagggacaaaggcggtgaccaagtacaccagttccaagtaa